A window from Leptospira meyeri encodes these proteins:
- a CDS encoding alpha-2-macroglobulin family protein has translation MFFRFRYPVLFLLFIGLVQADFSQSQPASIELFTPSGFVKQPKQVTVRFTKPMVALGDIRPKVDIFQINCPLPGTGRFLDSTTWVYEYEKELPGGVECSFQLKDGTKTLNGETVQGERKFSFHTGGPSVQYSSPYQGSSITEDQIFVLHLDAKPDMSSFQKYVYFRSEELGNRIPIVLITGSERKSILKSTGDPDKEETVLLKSKQTFLPDKQIQLVLGKGTKSVWGGEIREEEVLSFTVRPVFSVRFSCERVNAKADCIPILPVSLSFSSAVSRSSLQKIKLVSKDGKEFPMSPFGEKGNEFYEWVSFPGPFPENTEFEIRLPELEDDANRSLSNQASFPLKFKTDEFPPLAKFSAKFGILESKAKPALPVTLRNLEANLPLKSISLGVGGKTQKTMDILEIQKWFQVLSTREREQSVFQNPPTNAGISSFTLPKPNGKKPMEVVGIPLETPGFYVVELASDVLGNNLLEKKGKMYVSSATLVTNLSAHFKWGKDTSLVWVTNLDQGLPEAGVQIKILDCKGNLRGAGITGKDGTMLFGNLNFQEVPYCGYHELGSGLTIFVQKNDDISFTSSTWDKGIESWRYQLPSVTTGHSKEIKSIVLDRTLFKKGETVHLKHVRRGFGNKGLTAADPKDNPEQVIIKHEGSGESYPLPLVWSFPGQAESEFKIPKTAKHGMYIIYYPYSNEDSSYGETIAQFRVEEFRLPVVKGNIQLSGDKQELISPKESKVLFGLEYLSGGGASNFPVKIRSQLVPSFYSPKEEYSAFSFSPETLKEGKWKVSGYEEEEVEETKPAVLSTALKTDEKGFLQYTFSGLKPIPGYGKFQVEMEYADPSGEIQTVSRSFPVSPSEVHLGILPDGWLFTEDHIKLQLVALDSKDKIIPSQKIKVTAYKREFYSNRKRLVGGFYAYEHYEEVTKLGEFCEGKTDSKGILICEGKSPSVGDIVFLAETKDTNGNITNSGYSVWVSSKQEAWFDVSDHNRMDILPEKRSVDSGETLKVQIRSPFREATALVSLEREGVLDYFVTQVSGKDPVVSIPVKKEYAPNIFVSVLLVRGRVGDPKPTGLVDLAKPGYRLGLTMVKVGSKPYTLSVSVNPEKKLYQVRETANVELEIKTAEGKVPTESTEVTLAVVDEALLELSPNPTWNLLDVMMGTRPHSVGTSTAQSQIIGKRHFGLKAKPEGGGGGKQSTRSLFETLVYWKGKAIVGKDGKLKFSFPLNDSLTSFRIVAVASSGVKEFGTGMAKIQTTQKIQSFSGIPPVVRLGDSLRHEVTLRNAGESKEQLRLRLSVTDLKNGVESKEDLETKSAILGSGETKGIFWDLTVPENTTKRKFHLEVSSPNGTVLDQLSVEQAVLPVDKERVYQAGLFLYETPIKESVQVPEGSQPNSGKMVWKASPTILTSLSGIQTYFQNYPYYCMEQRVSKAIGLKSESMWNDVFSDLNSFLDYDGLVKYFARMEYGSEILTAYVLTSAQLANKKIPEETLARMITGLQGYLEGRVKGERYKFGADSIVRKIIVWEALTRYQTYEWEQVRPIFEGIEFLPTASLIDLSEIWGRVNGGDSSVKSRLTSTLRSRLNIQGSELIVADSGFTNPWWILGSRDYTMAKLLLWSFSEPSYKKDMPRLIKAFVKMQKRGSYDTTLGNAYSILVFDRVSKLLESEKVSGGKLTIQSAKESFSLEPNGKQTVSQGIGTNPESVSVSYDGKGKPWVEWSVKSILPLKAPISSGYRLKRTWEPLQVAKPGVLSKGDTIRVKIEIQADSDKTWVVVEDPIPPGSLPLGRGFGRESIIDQDGKPGDSSYYLSFEEKTLSQYRAYFEYLPKGTHTLEHSFRLNHAGTFQMPATRVEAMYSPETHAEWPNETVRISENLD, from the coding sequence ATGTTCTTTCGGTTTCGTTACCCTGTCCTTTTTCTCCTATTCATAGGTTTGGTTCAGGCTGATTTCAGCCAAAGCCAACCAGCTTCAATAGAACTTTTCACTCCGAGCGGGTTTGTCAAACAGCCCAAACAGGTGACGGTTCGCTTTACTAAACCCATGGTCGCACTCGGTGACATCCGACCCAAGGTTGACATCTTCCAAATCAACTGTCCATTACCAGGGACTGGCCGATTTTTGGATTCCACTACCTGGGTTTATGAATATGAAAAAGAACTTCCTGGCGGAGTGGAATGTTCCTTCCAACTAAAGGACGGAACAAAAACTTTAAATGGAGAAACGGTCCAAGGGGAACGCAAATTTTCTTTCCATACGGGAGGACCTTCCGTTCAATACTCTTCGCCTTACCAAGGATCTTCTATCACAGAAGATCAAATTTTTGTTTTGCATTTGGATGCAAAACCGGATATGAGTTCTTTTCAAAAATATGTATACTTTCGATCAGAGGAATTAGGAAATCGAATTCCGATCGTTCTCATCACTGGTTCAGAGAGAAAATCAATTTTAAAATCCACTGGAGATCCAGACAAAGAAGAAACAGTTCTTTTAAAATCGAAACAAACATTTTTACCGGATAAACAAATCCAATTAGTGCTCGGTAAGGGAACCAAGTCTGTATGGGGTGGTGAAATCCGTGAAGAAGAAGTTCTCTCTTTTACGGTAAGGCCTGTATTTTCTGTTCGGTTTAGTTGTGAGAGAGTCAATGCTAAAGCAGATTGTATTCCCATTCTTCCTGTCTCGCTTTCTTTTAGTTCGGCGGTATCTAGATCTAGTTTACAAAAAATTAAACTTGTTTCAAAAGATGGCAAAGAATTTCCAATGTCTCCATTTGGGGAGAAAGGAAATGAGTTTTATGAATGGGTAAGTTTTCCTGGACCTTTTCCAGAGAATACCGAATTTGAAATTCGTTTGCCCGAGCTTGAGGATGATGCAAACAGAAGTTTATCAAACCAAGCATCGTTTCCTTTGAAGTTTAAAACAGATGAGTTCCCACCTCTTGCAAAGTTTAGTGCCAAGTTTGGAATTTTAGAATCAAAAGCCAAACCTGCGTTACCTGTCACTCTCAGAAATTTAGAAGCAAATTTACCTTTGAAATCAATCTCTCTTGGTGTTGGTGGAAAAACCCAAAAAACAATGGATATTTTAGAAATCCAAAAATGGTTTCAAGTATTATCAACTAGAGAAAGAGAACAATCTGTTTTCCAAAATCCACCGACAAATGCTGGTATCTCCTCTTTCACACTTCCGAAACCCAATGGAAAAAAACCGATGGAAGTCGTGGGCATTCCATTGGAAACTCCTGGTTTTTATGTGGTCGAACTAGCCAGTGATGTTCTCGGGAATAATCTTCTTGAAAAAAAGGGAAAGATGTATGTCTCGAGTGCAACTCTTGTGACAAACCTTTCGGCACATTTTAAATGGGGAAAGGATACTAGTCTTGTTTGGGTGACAAATTTGGATCAGGGTCTACCGGAAGCCGGTGTACAAATTAAAATCCTAGATTGTAAGGGAAACCTCCGAGGAGCAGGAATCACAGGCAAAGACGGAACCATGCTCTTTGGAAATTTAAATTTCCAAGAGGTTCCTTATTGTGGCTATCATGAGTTAGGTTCAGGTTTGACCATCTTTGTTCAAAAAAATGATGATATCAGTTTTACCTCAAGCACTTGGGATAAGGGGATTGAAAGTTGGCGGTACCAGTTACCTAGTGTCACAACGGGTCATTCCAAGGAAATTAAATCCATTGTCCTTGATCGGACCTTATTTAAAAAGGGGGAAACGGTTCACCTAAAGCATGTTCGTCGTGGATTTGGAAATAAGGGACTCACCGCAGCAGATCCTAAAGACAACCCGGAACAGGTTATCATCAAACATGAAGGTTCAGGTGAGTCTTATCCCTTGCCACTAGTTTGGTCTTTTCCTGGGCAAGCAGAATCAGAATTCAAAATTCCCAAAACAGCAAAACATGGAATGTACATTATTTATTATCCTTATTCTAATGAGGATTCGAGTTATGGGGAAACAATTGCTCAGTTTCGAGTGGAGGAGTTCCGTCTCCCTGTGGTCAAAGGGAATATACAACTTTCTGGCGACAAACAGGAGTTAATATCTCCAAAGGAGTCTAAAGTTTTATTTGGATTAGAATATCTTTCAGGAGGTGGAGCATCTAACTTCCCTGTGAAAATACGTTCGCAATTGGTTCCAAGTTTTTATTCTCCCAAAGAAGAATACTCTGCATTTTCTTTTTCACCCGAAACTTTGAAAGAAGGAAAATGGAAAGTAAGTGGTTATGAAGAAGAAGAGGTAGAAGAAACAAAACCAGCTGTTTTATCCACTGCGTTAAAAACAGATGAAAAAGGATTTTTACAGTATACCTTTAGCGGTTTAAAACCAATTCCTGGTTATGGAAAATTCCAAGTAGAAATGGAATATGCGGATCCGTCGGGAGAAATCCAAACCGTATCCAGAAGTTTCCCTGTCTCTCCTTCGGAAGTGCATCTTGGAATTTTGCCAGATGGTTGGTTATTTACAGAAGATCACATTAAGCTACAGTTAGTTGCATTGGATTCAAAAGATAAAATTATTCCTTCACAAAAAATAAAAGTCACTGCTTACAAAAGAGAATTTTATTCCAATCGCAAACGTCTTGTTGGTGGATTTTATGCTTACGAACATTATGAGGAAGTAACCAAACTTGGAGAGTTCTGTGAAGGAAAAACCGATTCTAAGGGAATTCTCATCTGTGAAGGAAAATCTCCTTCTGTGGGTGATATTGTATTTCTTGCAGAAACCAAAGATACAAACGGAAATATTACCAATTCTGGATATAGTGTTTGGGTGAGTTCAAAACAAGAAGCTTGGTTCGATGTCAGCGATCACAATCGTATGGACATTTTGCCTGAAAAACGTTCGGTTGATTCTGGTGAAACTCTTAAAGTCCAAATTCGTTCTCCCTTCCGAGAAGCAACTGCCCTTGTGAGTTTAGAAAGAGAAGGGGTTCTTGATTATTTTGTGACGCAAGTTTCTGGGAAAGATCCTGTAGTTTCGATTCCGGTCAAAAAAGAATATGCTCCAAATATTTTTGTCTCTGTATTACTTGTTAGGGGGAGGGTGGGCGATCCCAAACCGACAGGGCTTGTGGATTTAGCAAAGCCAGGTTACCGTTTGGGTCTAACCATGGTAAAGGTGGGATCAAAACCGTACACTTTGTCCGTATCGGTAAATCCAGAGAAAAAACTATACCAAGTCAGAGAAACGGCTAACGTAGAATTAGAAATCAAAACGGCGGAAGGAAAAGTTCCGACCGAATCCACTGAGGTTACACTTGCGGTGGTGGATGAAGCACTCCTTGAACTTTCACCAAATCCTACTTGGAATTTATTGGATGTGATGATGGGGACTAGGCCTCATTCAGTGGGAACTTCTACGGCACAGTCTCAGATCATAGGAAAACGTCATTTTGGACTCAAAGCAAAACCAGAAGGAGGAGGTGGTGGAAAACAATCCACTCGTTCTCTTTTTGAAACTTTAGTATATTGGAAGGGAAAGGCCATTGTGGGTAAGGATGGAAAACTAAAATTTAGTTTTCCATTAAATGATTCCCTCACTAGTTTTCGAATTGTCGCCGTTGCGTCATCGGGGGTAAAAGAGTTCGGAACAGGAATGGCCAAAATCCAAACCACACAAAAAATCCAATCTTTTTCCGGAATACCACCTGTTGTTCGGTTAGGTGACTCTCTCCGTCATGAAGTGACTCTTCGTAATGCGGGGGAAAGTAAGGAACAACTTCGATTGCGTTTGTCCGTTACAGATTTAAAAAATGGAGTGGAATCAAAAGAAGATTTGGAAACCAAATCTGCGATCTTGGGTTCAGGAGAGACCAAAGGTATATTTTGGGATTTAACTGTTCCAGAAAATACCACCAAACGTAAGTTCCATCTGGAAGTTTCTTCACCTAATGGAACAGTCCTTGACCAATTATCTGTGGAACAAGCCGTTCTACCAGTGGACAAAGAAAGGGTTTACCAAGCCGGTCTTTTTTTGTATGAAACACCAATCAAGGAATCTGTCCAAGTTCCAGAAGGATCACAACCAAACTCTGGTAAAATGGTCTGGAAGGCTTCGCCAACAATTTTGACTAGTCTTTCTGGGATCCAAACTTATTTTCAAAACTATCCTTACTATTGTATGGAACAGCGTGTTTCAAAAGCCATTGGCCTCAAATCCGAATCTATGTGGAATGATGTATTCTCTGATTTGAATTCCTTTTTAGATTACGATGGACTCGTGAAATACTTTGCTCGTATGGAATATGGAAGTGAAATTTTGACGGCCTATGTATTAACATCAGCGCAATTGGCAAACAAAAAAATTCCAGAAGAAACTTTGGCTAGGATGATTACTGGTTTACAAGGGTATTTAGAAGGGCGTGTGAAAGGTGAGAGATACAAATTTGGGGCTGATTCCATTGTGCGAAAGATCATTGTTTGGGAAGCATTGACCAGATACCAAACTTATGAATGGGAACAAGTAAGACCAATCTTTGAAGGAATTGAATTTTTACCAACTGCCTCTCTCATTGATCTATCAGAGATTTGGGGAAGAGTAAATGGAGGCGATAGCTCTGTTAAATCTCGTCTGACAAGTACATTACGATCACGACTTAATATCCAAGGATCGGAACTAATCGTTGCAGATTCTGGTTTCACCAATCCTTGGTGGATTTTGGGAAGCCGTGATTATACAATGGCTAAACTTTTATTATGGTCATTCTCAGAACCAAGTTATAAAAAAGATATGCCACGTCTTATCAAAGCCTTTGTTAAAATGCAAAAACGAGGGAGTTACGATACAACGCTTGGGAATGCATATTCCATTTTGGTTTTTGATCGTGTGAGCAAACTATTGGAATCAGAAAAAGTGTCGGGTGGAAAGTTAACCATCCAATCGGCAAAAGAGTCATTTAGCTTAGAACCTAACGGAAAACAAACGGTTTCCCAGGGCATTGGAACAAATCCTGAATCTGTATCTGTCAGTTACGATGGAAAAGGAAAACCATGGGTAGAATGGTCTGTAAAATCCATCTTACCTTTGAAAGCCCCCATCTCTAGTGGTTATCGTTTGAAACGAACATGGGAACCTTTGCAAGTGGCAAAACCAGGAGTTCTATCAAAAGGAGATACAATTCGGGTCAAAATCGAAATCCAAGCCGATTCTGATAAAACCTGGGTGGTGGTGGAAGATCCGATCCCACCAGGATCCTTACCTCTGGGTCGTGGGTTCGGTCGTGAGTCGATCATCGACCAAGATGGAAAACCGGGGGATTCCTCTTATTATTTGAGTTTTGAAGAGAAGACCCTTTCTCAGTACAGAGCGTATTTTGAATATTTGCCCAAAGGAACGCATACCCTAGAGCATAGCTTCCGATTGAACCATGCGGGGACTTTTCAAATGCCTGCCACTCGGGTGGAGGCAATGTATTCGCCGGAGACTCATGCGGAGTGGCCGAATGAAACTGTGAGGATTTCGGAAAATCTGGACTAG
- a CDS encoding porin, with translation MLYQINVFCFFNKCQIRFVGIVFCITLSVLGGVFFPLSAEEKPADENAKKNDSDPKSVGLPSSIRFGGFIDSYYLYNRNLPKDTERNFTTQGVRNGEFNINLAYIDAKVEEKNYRGRIAFQWGTSVNANYAAESTTEKYSNQNSVKNIQEAFTGFKIGNDTWLDAGIFFGNIGHESWVSQNNVNYTRAFALDYVPYYSSGIRLSHKFTEKLSGQLQILNGWQNITDNNKDKAFGSQIKYKFSPSFILTLNQFAGNEAPNNERKQIRLYQNTILEWIVSERLSLVGQFDIGAQKAKQRFVYEPWLAVYDPSLGEYKETSSNAFRQWYHGTVWLSYKLTPGYRLSFRIERFYDPLQVMVNTGTQNGFMSNGYTTTFDILKFDPGLLRFEYVYRRSADSVFAYRDKQTSKKEDFFVVAFSMYF, from the coding sequence ATGTTGTATCAAATAAATGTTTTTTGTTTCTTTAACAAATGCCAAATTCGCTTTGTTGGAATTGTATTCTGCATAACTTTGTCAGTTCTAGGTGGAGTTTTTTTCCCGTTGTCGGCTGAAGAAAAACCAGCAGATGAAAATGCAAAGAAAAATGATTCGGATCCAAAATCTGTTGGTTTGCCAAGTTCGATTCGTTTTGGAGGATTTATTGATTCTTATTATCTATACAATCGAAATCTTCCTAAAGACACAGAACGAAATTTTACGACCCAAGGTGTGCGAAACGGCGAGTTTAATATAAATTTGGCCTACATAGATGCAAAGGTGGAAGAGAAAAACTATCGGGGACGCATTGCATTTCAATGGGGAACATCAGTAAACGCAAATTATGCGGCAGAATCCACAACGGAAAAATATTCGAACCAAAATTCTGTCAAGAACATCCAGGAAGCATTTACGGGATTTAAAATCGGAAATGATACATGGCTTGATGCGGGTATTTTTTTTGGAAATATTGGGCACGAGTCTTGGGTATCACAAAACAATGTCAATTATACGAGGGCATTTGCTCTCGATTATGTGCCTTATTATTCTTCAGGAATTCGATTATCCCATAAGTTTACTGAAAAATTAAGTGGTCAATTGCAGATTCTTAATGGATGGCAAAATATTACAGATAATAATAAAGACAAAGCTTTCGGCAGTCAGATAAAATACAAATTTAGTCCCAGTTTTATTTTAACACTCAATCAGTTTGCCGGAAACGAAGCGCCAAATAATGAAAGAAAACAAATTCGATTGTATCAAAACACAATTTTAGAATGGATCGTTTCTGAAAGATTAAGTCTTGTTGGGCAGTTTGATATCGGGGCACAAAAAGCAAAACAAAGGTTTGTCTACGAACCATGGTTAGCTGTTTATGATCCAAGTTTGGGAGAATATAAAGAGACATCATCCAATGCATTTCGCCAGTGGTATCATGGAACCGTTTGGCTTAGTTACAAACTCACTCCAGGTTACAGATTGAGTTTTCGTATCGAACGTTTTTATGATCCTCTTCAAGTGATGGTGAATACAGGAACTCAGAATGGATTTATGAGTAACGGTTATACTACCACATTTGATATCCTTAAGTTTGATCCTGGATTGCTTCGGTTTGAATATGTCTACCGAAGATCCGCAGATTCTGTATTTGCTTATCGAGACAAACAGACCTCGAAAAAAGAGGATTTCTTTGTCGTCGCATTTTCGATGTATTTTTAG
- a CDS encoding response regulator, giving the protein MTKDLILLVDDDAAIRKMLRIALEAKGYATIEAISKKDAIESVALNSPKLVLLDLQLPDGSGLDVIKEVRTFSEIPFLVLSVMNSEDDKIVLLDAGADDYITKPFSMGELLARIRTALRRLPAEETPANWESGNLVVDFVNYQVIKNGALIRLTPTEFQILTLLIKNSGKVITHDVLIKKIWGDQALNELNSLRVHITQLRKKIEDSPSNPLWLLTEPGIGYRWVHH; this is encoded by the coding sequence ATGACTAAAGATTTGATTCTTCTTGTGGATGATGATGCCGCGATTCGAAAGATGTTGCGTATTGCACTCGAAGCCAAAGGTTATGCGACCATCGAAGCGATCTCTAAAAAGGATGCGATTGAATCCGTGGCTTTGAATTCTCCCAAGTTAGTTTTGTTAGATTTACAACTTCCCGATGGAAGTGGATTGGATGTCATAAAAGAAGTAAGAACCTTCTCTGAGATTCCATTCCTTGTTTTATCTGTTATGAATTCGGAAGACGATAAAATTGTTCTGCTTGATGCTGGTGCGGATGATTACATTACCAAACCATTCAGTATGGGAGAACTATTGGCAAGGATTCGAACAGCACTTCGGAGGCTCCCTGCAGAAGAAACACCTGCCAATTGGGAAAGTGGGAATTTGGTGGTGGATTTTGTAAATTACCAAGTCATTAAGAATGGTGCGCTGATTCGGTTAACACCTACCGAATTCCAAATCCTTACCTTACTTATCAAAAATTCCGGCAAAGTGATCACTCATGATGTTTTAATTAAAAAAATCTGGGGAGATCAGGCTTTAAATGAATTGAATTCGCTTCGAGTGCATATCACTCAATTACGAAAAAAAATCGAAGATTCACCTAGTAATCCACTCTGGCTCCTTACGGAACCAGGAATTGGTTATCGTTGGGTTCATCATTGA
- a CDS encoding sensor histidine kinase, with protein sequence MNEGKRPEDFLSLAKQEEPKKKGILKVYFGMSPGVGKTYAMLTEAHHLKEEGEDIRIGIVESHGRSDTKALMEGLNWIPLKKIEYRGKVWEEMDLESILKERPSYVLVDELAHTNIPGSINKKRYQDIFTLLDAGIHVLSTVNVQHLESQVDSIEKIIQSPVKETIPDSILERADELVLIDIIPDELLKRLSEGKVYIPEKVISAKENFFRKENLTYLRELSLSYTAKYVEKRMPQGRERIMVAISASPNSKTLLRNAKRLALERNSELYAFFSENEENNSPESAQSIRSHIRFAKELGAEVVHSFEADPVIGIVSAVNEKRIHRLVIGGSKRNIFLDLFYQNISTKIIKSLRDVEIIIVPFREDHVFHFDFYKKLIPSSSIRQYLSVFALTTFVTFCNQVLNSYIGYWTISILYLFYVAILGMFFSRGPVLLAAILSASFWNFLFIPPLYTFYISKLEDALMFVIFMLIALINGGLTAKLKKNETKLRSREEKLSILYELTHDLSKTSSASEIIKIGDTFFKKIFPFPVKLHFYQNGEFVPAIEDPKDLAVATWTIKNGKPAGKYTETLSLSNVTFYPLVSPGGISGVINVVSLSEPSLEQEILLNTVANQVALALDRDTLSEDSRKNFLLKESEKLYNLVFNSLSHELKTPLTSIQGSASALLDPEIDSDPTARKNLVEEIQESSLVLNLLLGNLLDISRIESGYLTLKKEKVHPSEIIYDSVSYLGKNKLNHLIKILINDLDEPIELDRVLFSHAIFNLLYNACLYTPNGSTIWITLEKKDNSLQWIVEDNGNGLPVDSSSIFQKFYRGESSGKIGTGLGLAISKSIVELHGGTIEAMNRKEGGARFLIDLPCG encoded by the coding sequence ATGAATGAAGGCAAACGTCCCGAAGATTTTCTATCTCTTGCCAAACAAGAAGAGCCAAAGAAAAAAGGCATCCTGAAAGTATATTTCGGGATGTCTCCTGGTGTAGGAAAAACCTATGCTATGTTAACGGAAGCCCATCATTTAAAAGAAGAAGGGGAAGATATACGGATTGGTATTGTCGAAAGTCATGGCAGATCAGACACAAAAGCTTTGATGGAAGGTCTAAATTGGATTCCTCTTAAAAAAATCGAGTATCGTGGCAAAGTTTGGGAGGAAATGGATTTAGAGAGTATTCTGAAAGAAAGACCTAGTTATGTACTTGTAGATGAATTAGCACATACAAATATTCCTGGTTCGATCAATAAAAAAAGATATCAGGATATTTTTACCTTACTCGATGCAGGAATCCATGTTTTGTCAACTGTAAATGTACAACATCTAGAAAGCCAAGTTGATTCGATCGAAAAAATCATCCAAAGTCCGGTAAAAGAAACCATTCCTGATAGTATTTTGGAAAGAGCCGATGAACTAGTGTTAATTGATATTATTCCTGATGAATTATTAAAAAGGTTGTCGGAGGGAAAGGTATACATTCCTGAAAAAGTAATTTCAGCAAAAGAAAACTTTTTTCGAAAAGAAAATTTAACATATCTTCGGGAATTATCTTTATCTTATACTGCGAAGTATGTTGAAAAGAGAATGCCCCAAGGAAGGGAACGAATTATGGTTGCCATTTCCGCAAGTCCTAATTCGAAAACCCTACTCCGAAATGCGAAAAGATTGGCTTTAGAAAGAAATTCTGAATTGTATGCATTCTTTTCTGAAAACGAAGAAAATAATAGTCCAGAATCGGCTCAGTCCATTCGTTCCCATATCCGTTTTGCCAAAGAGCTCGGGGCAGAAGTGGTACATTCTTTTGAGGCTGATCCTGTGATTGGAATTGTCTCCGCTGTGAATGAAAAACGAATCCACCGTTTAGTAATAGGAGGTTCAAAAAGAAATATATTTTTAGATTTGTTTTATCAAAACATTTCAACAAAAATTATTAAATCTCTTAGAGATGTTGAAATTATAATAGTGCCATTTCGGGAGGATCATGTATTTCATTTTGATTTTTATAAAAAATTAATTCCGTCTTCTAGCATTAGGCAATATCTTTCGGTATTCGCATTAACTACGTTTGTGACATTCTGTAATCAAGTTTTGAATTCCTATATTGGATATTGGACGATTTCGATTCTATATTTGTTTTATGTAGCTATTCTTGGAATGTTCTTTAGTAGAGGACCAGTGCTTCTTGCTGCCATCCTTTCAGCATCTTTTTGGAATTTTTTATTCATTCCTCCTCTTTACACATTTTATATTTCCAAATTAGAAGATGCATTGATGTTTGTGATTTTTATGTTAATAGCTCTCATTAACGGAGGTTTGACGGCAAAACTTAAAAAAAATGAGACAAAACTAAGATCTAGAGAGGAGAAGTTGTCCATTTTATATGAACTCACTCATGACTTATCAAAGACTTCCTCTGCTTCAGAAATTATTAAAATCGGAGATACCTTTTTTAAAAAGATATTCCCTTTTCCGGTAAAACTTCATTTTTATCAAAATGGAGAATTTGTTCCAGCCATAGAGGATCCTAAAGATTTAGCAGTGGCTACCTGGACGATTAAAAATGGAAAACCTGCTGGTAAATACACCGAAACTTTATCTTTATCTAATGTAACTTTTTATCCCTTGGTTTCGCCGGGGGGAATTTCTGGAGTGATTAACGTTGTATCTTTATCGGAGCCGAGTTTGGAACAGGAAATTCTTCTGAATACAGTCGCCAATCAAGTTGCCTTAGCACTTGATAGAGATACACTTTCTGAAGATTCCCGGAAAAATTTCCTATTAAAAGAATCAGAAAAATTATACAATTTGGTTTTTAATTCTCTCTCTCATGAATTAAAGACCCCGCTAACATCCATTCAAGGTTCTGCTTCAGCATTATTGGATCCAGAGATTGATTCTGATCCAACTGCGCGAAAAAATTTGGTTGAGGAGATCCAAGAGAGTTCCTTGGTTCTCAATTTGCTTCTAGGAAATCTTCTCGATATTAGTAGAATTGAATCAGGATATTTGACTTTAAAAAAAGAAAAAGTACACCCTTCAGAGATCATTTATGATTCGGTATCCTACTTAGGAAAAAATAAATTAAATCATCTGATAAAAATTCTTATTAATGATTTGGATGAGCCCATTGAACTTGACAGGGTTCTTTTTTCACACGCTATTTTTAACTTACTCTATAATGCTTGTTTGTATACGCCGAATGGTTCCACGATTTGGATTACCTTGGAAAAAAAGGATAACAGTCTTCAGTGGATTGTGGAAGATAATGGCAATGGTCTTCCGGTAGATTCCTCCAGTATTTTTCAAAAGTTTTACCGGGGTGAATCTTCCGGAAAAATTGGCACAGGTCTTGGGCTTGCTATTTCTAAATCCATCGTAGAGTTACATGGCGGAACCATAGAAGCTATGAACCGCAAGGAAGGAGGGGCTCGCTTTCTCATTGACTTGCCTTGCGGATGA
- a CDS encoding potassium-transporting ATPase subunit C — MKSKETSNQLEITIRFFFLSLVILGFLYPLAVTGIAQSIFPSQAGGSLVRMNDKIVGSELFSQALNSPFLFRYRPSAVSFGTIPSGASNLSPSSLDLRTTVEEREKDLENLGISKEECSELLYASASGLDPHISTRCAYEQSKWISRQTKMPIETINELVHKYTEYPLFGFIGRERVNVTKLNLEWKQMIHE; from the coding sequence ATGAAATCGAAGGAAACATCCAATCAGTTGGAAATTACAATCCGGTTCTTTTTTTTGTCCTTAGTTATATTGGGTTTTTTGTATCCGTTAGCTGTTACAGGTATCGCTCAAAGTATTTTTCCTTCACAAGCGGGAGGGAGTTTGGTGAGAATGAACGATAAAATTGTCGGTTCTGAACTTTTTTCTCAGGCGCTTAATTCGCCCTTTTTATTTCGGTATCGCCCAAGTGCCGTAAGTTTTGGCACAATACCGAGTGGTGCTTCCAATTTGAGTCCATCCAGTTTGGATTTAAGAACAACGGTAGAGGAGAGGGAAAAAGATTTGGAAAATTTGGGAATTAGCAAAGAAGAATGTTCTGAACTCTTGTATGCTTCGGCTTCCGGTCTCGATCCGCATATTTCTACTCGTTGCGCTTATGAGCAATCAAAATGGATTAGCCGACAAACAAAAATGCCAATAGAAACTATCAATGAGTTGGTACATAAATATACGGAATATCCATTGTTTGGGTTTATCGGCCGAGAAAGAGTGAACGTAACGAAACTAAATCTTGAATGGAAACAAATGATCCATGAATGA